In a genomic window of Pseudomonas oryzihabitans:
- a CDS encoding MFS transporter codes for MNDMPLSHSQTPPRTATLSPALLGLLATGAGLSVANLYYSQPLLGTLASDLPATAADVGLIPTLTQLGYALGLLLLAPLGDRFDRCRIILAKLGILLLALLGASLAPGLHALLLASLVTGLAATVAQDLVPAAATLAPPAERGRIVGTVMTGLLLGILLSRVVSGLVGELFGWRTLYLVAAASIAAIGVAVWRGLPSFAATTQLSYPALLGSLGTLWRRHAALRRATLAQGLLSVGFSAFWSTLALYLHAGPFQLGSAAAGAFGLAGAAGALAAPWAGRLADRHGSEWVTRLGIGLAALAFASLLALPWLPGVAGLVLLAVATVVFDLGVQASLIAHQAQVYGLEPEARSRLNAVLFTGMFIGMASGAALGSLLLVRLGWSGVAALALTAALLALLVRLWPAAARRT; via the coding sequence ATGAACGACATGCCGCTTTCGCATAGCCAGACCCCGCCGCGCACCGCCACCCTCTCCCCAGCCTTGTTGGGCCTGCTGGCCACCGGCGCCGGCCTGAGCGTGGCCAACCTCTATTACAGCCAGCCGCTGCTAGGCACCCTGGCCAGCGACCTGCCGGCGACCGCCGCCGACGTGGGGCTGATCCCTACCCTCACCCAACTCGGCTATGCCCTGGGCTTGCTGCTGCTCGCGCCCTTGGGGGATCGCTTCGACCGCTGCCGTATCATCCTGGCCAAGCTCGGCATCCTGCTGCTGGCCCTGCTCGGTGCCAGCCTGGCACCGGGGCTGCACGCCCTGCTGCTGGCCAGCCTGGTCACCGGTCTGGCCGCCACCGTGGCCCAGGACCTGGTGCCCGCCGCCGCGACCCTGGCGCCACCGGCCGAGCGTGGCCGCATCGTCGGCACGGTGATGACCGGGCTGCTGCTGGGCATCCTGCTGTCGCGGGTGGTCAGCGGCCTGGTCGGAGAGCTGTTCGGTTGGCGGACGCTCTATCTAGTGGCCGCAGCCAGCATCGCCGCCATCGGCGTAGCGGTCTGGCGCGGGCTGCCGAGCTTTGCGGCGACCACCCAGCTGAGCTATCCGGCGCTGCTCGGCTCGCTGGGCACCCTCTGGCGTCGGCATGCCGCCCTGCGCCGGGCGACCCTGGCCCAGGGCCTGCTGTCCGTCGGCTTCAGCGCCTTCTGGTCGACCCTCGCCCTCTATCTGCATGCCGGCCCCTTCCAACTGGGCAGCGCCGCCGCCGGGGCCTTCGGCTTGGCCGGGGCCGCCGGAGCCCTGGCCGCGCCCTGGGCTGGACGCCTGGCGGATCGTCACGGCTCGGAATGGGTAACGCGGCTGGGCATCGGCCTCGCGGCCTTGGCCTTCGCCAGCCTGCTCGCCCTGCCCTGGCTACCCGGGGTGGCCGGCCTGGTCCTGCTGGCGGTGGCGACGGTGGTCTTCGACCTCGGTGTCCAGGCCAGTCTCATTGCCCACCAGGCCCAGGTCTATGGCCTGGAACCCGAGGCCCGCAGCCGGCTCAACGCGGTGCTCTTCACCGGCATGTTCATCGGCATGGCCAGTGGCGCGGCCCTGGGCAGCCTGCTGCTGGTACGCCTGGGCTGGAGCGGCGTCGCCGCCCTCGCGCTCACCGCCGCGCTGTTGGCGCTGCTGGTACGGCTCTGGCCCGCAGCTGCGCGTCGAACCTGA
- a CDS encoding LysR family transcriptional regulator translates to MNTTFSHDRLDLLETFVRIVEAGSLSAAARQLGTTQPTVSRRLQALEAALQVRLVQRSTHALRLTEDGQRCYRQAQQLLGDWQAFAAALHGAHAEPEGRLRVVMPHAFGQEQLLDPLEAYLRRYPGMQVDWVLSDRAPNFVADGVDCAIRAGEVEDPDTVAVRLGDVQRILVAAPELAGPLTGPEDLAVLPWIAMSQFYQSELHLERRASGERHIVPLRPRLATESLFVARNAAIRGLGCAALSHWMVREDVAAGRLVHLLPDWQAAPLPIYLIYPYARVYPARLRLFLDLLREACARMLDVTAPV, encoded by the coding sequence ATGAACACCACCTTTTCCCATGACCGCCTCGATCTGCTCGAGACCTTCGTCCGCATCGTCGAGGCCGGCAGCCTGTCGGCGGCGGCGCGCCAGCTCGGCACCACCCAGCCCACCGTCAGCCGCCGCTTGCAGGCGTTGGAAGCGGCCCTGCAGGTGCGCCTGGTTCAGCGCTCGACCCACGCCCTGAGACTCACCGAGGACGGCCAGCGCTGCTATCGCCAGGCCCAGCAACTGCTCGGCGACTGGCAGGCCTTCGCCGCCGCCCTGCACGGCGCCCATGCCGAACCCGAGGGGCGCCTGCGGGTGGTGATGCCCCATGCCTTCGGCCAGGAGCAACTGCTCGATCCGCTGGAAGCCTATCTGCGCCGCTATCCGGGCATGCAGGTGGATTGGGTGCTGAGCGACCGCGCGCCCAATTTCGTCGCCGATGGCGTGGACTGCGCCATCCGCGCGGGCGAAGTAGAAGACCCGGACACGGTGGCGGTGCGCCTGGGCGACGTCCAACGCATCCTGGTGGCGGCGCCGGAGCTGGCGGGGCCGCTCACCGGTCCCGAGGACCTGGCGGTGCTACCCTGGATCGCCATGAGCCAGTTCTACCAGAGCGAGCTGCACCTGGAGCGCCGGGCCTCGGGCGAGCGCCATATCGTGCCTCTGCGCCCCCGCCTGGCCACCGAAAGCCTCTTCGTGGCGCGCAATGCCGCAATACGCGGCCTGGGCTGCGCGGCGCTGTCGCACTGGATGGTCCGCGAGGATGTCGCCGCGGGGCGGCTGGTGCACCTGCTCCCCGACTGGCAGGCCGCGCCCCTGCCGATCTACCTCATCTACCCCTACGCCCGGGTCTATCCGGCGCGGCTGCGGCTGTTCCTCGACCTGCTGCGCGAGGCTTGCGCCCGGATGTTGGATGTGACGGCGCCCGTCTGA
- a CDS encoding DoxX family protein — protein sequence MNTPQAFTATTGRLLLASLFLFSGVGKLLAPAATKGYIAAMGLPFPDLAYLGALAVELGLASLLLIGYRTRPVALAMAAFTLVTAAVFHNHFADQNQLIHFLKNLAIAGGLLQVAAFGAGALSVDGRRPVRQARLA from the coding sequence ATGAACACCCCCCAAGCCTTCACCGCCACCACCGGCCGCCTGCTGCTGGCCAGCCTCTTCCTGTTCAGCGGCGTGGGCAAACTGCTCGCTCCGGCCGCCACCAAGGGCTACATCGCCGCCATGGGCCTGCCCTTCCCGGACCTCGCCTACCTCGGCGCCCTGGCAGTCGAGCTGGGCCTCGCCAGCCTGCTGCTCATCGGCTATCGCACCCGTCCGGTGGCTCTGGCCATGGCCGCCTTCACCCTGGTCACCGCCGCGGTGTTCCACAACCACTTCGCCGACCAGAACCAGCTGATCCACTTCCTCAAGAACCTGGCCATCGCCGGTGGCCTGCTGCAGGTAGCGGCCTTCGGTGCTGGTGCCTTGAGCGTGGATGGGCGGCGGCCGGTGCGGCAGGCGCGGTTGGCCTGA
- a CDS encoding DoxX family protein, with product MREALLDLGLLFLRLGGAGLLLAVHGLPKALNFRQQLGLIEDPLHLGAWPTLAFAVFAEVLCPLLIALGWATRLACLPILLLLLIALVAVHPEWSLEQGQFGWLLLVLFGTLALTGPGRYSLTAWLASRRAPQGGFARALS from the coding sequence ATGCGCGAGGCGCTGCTGGATCTGGGACTCTTGTTCCTGCGCCTGGGCGGCGCCGGGTTGTTGTTGGCGGTGCATGGCCTGCCCAAGGCGCTGAACTTCCGCCAGCAACTCGGCTTGATCGAGGACCCGCTGCACCTGGGCGCCTGGCCGACACTGGCCTTCGCCGTCTTCGCCGAGGTGCTCTGCCCGCTGCTGATCGCCCTGGGCTGGGCGACCCGGCTGGCCTGCCTGCCGATCCTGCTGCTGCTGCTCATCGCGCTGGTGGCGGTGCATCCGGAGTGGTCGCTGGAGCAGGGCCAGTTCGGCTGGCTGCTGCTGGTGCTGTTCGGCACCCTGGCGCTCACCGGGCCGGGGCGCTATTCGCTGACGGCCTGGCTGGCCAGCCGCCGCGCGCCCCAGGGCGGCTTCGCGAGGGCGCTGTCATGA
- a CDS encoding antibiotic biosynthesis monooxygenase yields the protein MQRAVTAARAACGHLGVDVIPPAEEGAAFTTLVRFADVDQLQAWLASPERQALIAEVAPLLREADAPEVHADAEFWFNPPRPGVRQPPAWKQAVLTYLVIAPLTMLIPPLWQPLFARYPLLASPVPSNLLITLCIVPLVVFLIMPRVSRLCAPWLNARSGAFSTPPTARGEQP from the coding sequence TTGCAGCGCGCGGTCACCGCCGCCCGCGCGGCCTGTGGTCATCTCGGTGTGGACGTCATCCCGCCGGCCGAGGAGGGCGCCGCCTTCACCACCCTGGTGCGCTTCGCCGACGTCGACCAACTGCAGGCTTGGCTGGCTTCGCCAGAGCGCCAGGCGCTGATCGCCGAGGTAGCGCCGCTGCTGCGCGAGGCCGATGCCCCCGAGGTGCATGCCGACGCCGAATTCTGGTTCAACCCGCCACGCCCCGGCGTGCGCCAGCCACCGGCCTGGAAGCAGGCGGTGCTGACCTACCTGGTCATCGCGCCCCTGACGATGCTGATCCCGCCGCTGTGGCAGCCGCTGTTCGCGCGCTATCCGCTGCTGGCCAGCCCGGTGCCCAGCAACCTGCTGATCACCCTGTGCATCGTGCCGCTGGTGGTGTTCCTGATCATGCCGAGGGTGAGCCGCCTGTGCGCGCCCTGGCTCAACGCCCGCTCGGGCGCCTTTTCCACTCCCCCCACCGCTAGAGGCGAACAACCATGA
- a CDS encoding alpha/beta fold hydrolase has translation MSTFTTRDGVEIYFKDWGSGKPVLFSHGWPLDADMWDYQLHHLAANGYRAIAFDRRGFGRSSQPWNGYDYDTFADDIKQLIEHLDLRDVTLVGFSMGGGDVSRYLARHGSARVAKLALLGAVTPLFGQKPDFPQGVEQGVFDGIRAGLLKDRAQFLADFAPIFYGTNQGQEVSAGVFTQTLNIALLASLKGTLDCVTAFSETDFRPDMAKIDVPTLVIHGDADQVVPFATTGKLAAELIRGAELKVYAGAPHGFAVTHAEQLNRDLLAFVAR, from the coding sequence ATGAGCACCTTCACCACCCGCGACGGCGTCGAGATCTATTTCAAGGACTGGGGCAGCGGCAAGCCCGTGCTGTTCAGCCACGGCTGGCCGCTGGACGCCGACATGTGGGACTACCAGCTGCACCATCTGGCCGCCAACGGCTATCGCGCCATCGCCTTCGATCGCCGCGGCTTCGGCCGCTCCAGCCAGCCCTGGAACGGCTACGACTACGACACCTTCGCCGACGACATCAAGCAGCTGATCGAGCACCTGGATCTGCGCGACGTCACCCTGGTGGGCTTTTCCATGGGCGGTGGCGACGTCAGCCGCTACCTGGCGCGCCACGGTTCGGCGCGGGTCGCCAAGCTGGCGCTGCTGGGCGCCGTCACCCCGCTGTTCGGGCAAAAGCCCGACTTCCCCCAGGGCGTCGAGCAGGGCGTCTTCGACGGTATCCGCGCTGGACTGCTCAAGGACCGCGCCCAGTTCCTCGCCGACTTCGCGCCGATCTTCTATGGCACCAACCAGGGCCAGGAGGTCTCCGCGGGCGTCTTCACCCAGACTCTCAACATCGCCCTGCTGGCCTCGCTGAAAGGCACCCTGGACTGCGTCACTGCCTTCTCCGAGACCGACTTCCGCCCGGACATGGCCAAGATCGACGTGCCCACCCTGGTGATCCACGGCGACGCCGACCAGGTGGTGCCCTTCGCGACCACCGGCAAGTTGGCCGCCGAGTTGATCCGTGGCGCCGAACTCAAGGTGTACGCCGGCGCGCCCCATGGTTTCGCGGTGACCCACGCCGAGCAGCTGAATCGCGACCTGCTGGCCTTCGTCGCCCGCTGA